Below is a window of Camelina sativa cultivar DH55 chromosome 11, Cs, whole genome shotgun sequence DNA.
TTAACAGAATGACCAAGCATCAATCATAGAAGGGACCATCAACTATCTGAAGAAGCTAGAACAACTTCTTCATTCACTCGAAGCACAATTAAAAGCTCGTAAACCTAATCGATCACCAAACAAATTCTCCAACTTCTTCATGTTCCCTCAATACTCCACCGCCACTACtgcctcctccttctcctctaGCCACAAGACAGTTGCTGACGTGGAGGTTACAATGGTAGAAAGACATGCCAACattaaagtgttaacaaagaCACAGCCAAGATTGCTCTTCAAGCTGATCAATGAGTTTTACTCTTTAGGTTTAAGTACTCTACATCTCAACTTAATAACTGCTAATGAAATGTCTCTCTTCACTATTGGCGTCAAGGTAATTaattttccttctcttctattttttttttgtgggaaaTATTAGATAATAATGATAACAGGATTTGTCGGTTTAACATAAACGTTTATACAGTATTGTTAGACCTATTGTTTTTAAGCATCGACTTTTTTATATCCTTAAATAATTGGTTTATCTGGATTAGGTAGAGGCGAATTGTCAATTGACTCCTTCAATTAATGATGTCGCAAATGCGGTGCATGAAGTCGTTAGAAGAATTCACAAGGAAAGTTGAAATTTTatcacaattataaaataatctcTTGTAATATAATCAGTACCCATGGCCATAAGTCAACAAGTGTGTATAGGCTTTAAatttcatcttttaaaaatttcataCAAATCTAAATAAAGTTATACTAGTAGACTCTTCttaaaagtacatatataaatatactacaGACTGGGAAAACCGGTTTGattttatactccctccgttttaaaatataggatgtttttaataaagcacgcagattaagaagtttttatttttaacaagttcaactaatcagaaacaatactgcataatataaaatattaaactaatttaaagttatatagaaacttgaaaatattttatattataaaacaaaaaatttctttaaaacattttatattttgaatcgAAGGGAGTATTATGCAAGAACGAAGTTTTACGTATACGGTTCACACGTGGGCCTTGTATTGTAACGTATTGGGCCTTCCAGCTTAACCAGACGCGGATGAGATTCAGTTTGGG
It encodes the following:
- the LOC104727203 gene encoding transcription factor bHLH99-like, with product MSWCLREHASREEFWLSLMETSLSYDILDFIQNIVVSKSQQNSLSSSSYSSTVSCSVTEQQQSHSTHKLASLRPRGGSSDHDYVPSRKRTRRTTSDKKIEDVENQRMNHIAVERNRRRQMNHFISVLKSMMPLSYSQPNDQASIIEGTINYLKKLEQLLHSLEAQLKARKPNRSPNKFSNFFMFPQYSTATTASSFSSSHKTVADVEVTMVERHANIKVLTKTQPRLLFKLINEFYSLGLSTLHLNLITANEMSLFTIGVKVEANCQLTPSINDVANAVHEVVRRIHKES